The Streptomyces sp. NBC_01689 genome includes a window with the following:
- a CDS encoding thymidine phosphorylase — protein MAMDAVSVIRTKRDRGELSDPQIDWVIDAYTRGEVADYQMAALNMAILLNGMNRREIARWTAAMIASGERMEFSSLSRPTADKHSTGGVGDKITLPLAPLVAACGAAVPQLSGRGLGHTGGTLDKLESIPGWRALLSNEEMLHVLDTTGAVICAAGDGLAPADKKLYALRDVTGTVEAIPLIASSIMSKKIAEGTGSLVLDVKVGTGAFMKTIEDARELASTMVGLGTDHGVRTVALLTDMSTPLGLTAGNALEVRESVEVLAGGGPADVVELTVALAREMLDAAGVKDADPAKALADGSAMDVWRRMIAAQGGDPDAALPTSREQHVVTAASSGVLTRLDAYDIGIAAWRLGAGRARKEDPVQAAAGVELHAKPGDTVTAGQPLLTLHTDTPERFAYALESVEGSYDIAAAGTAFEPTPIVLDRIA, from the coding sequence ATGGCCATGGACGCCGTCTCCGTCATCCGCACCAAGCGGGACCGCGGTGAACTCAGCGACCCGCAGATCGACTGGGTCATCGACGCGTACACCCGCGGCGAGGTCGCGGACTACCAGATGGCCGCCCTCAACATGGCGATCCTGCTCAACGGGATGAACCGCCGCGAGATCGCCCGCTGGACCGCCGCGATGATCGCGTCGGGCGAGCGCATGGAGTTCTCGTCGTTGTCCCGCCCGACCGCCGACAAGCACTCCACGGGCGGCGTCGGCGACAAGATCACGCTGCCGCTCGCCCCGCTGGTCGCGGCCTGCGGTGCCGCGGTGCCGCAGCTGTCCGGCCGCGGCCTCGGCCACACCGGCGGAACGCTCGACAAGCTGGAGTCGATCCCCGGCTGGCGGGCCCTGCTCTCCAACGAGGAGATGCTGCACGTCCTCGACACGACGGGCGCGGTGATCTGTGCGGCGGGTGACGGACTGGCCCCCGCCGACAAGAAGCTGTACGCCCTCCGTGATGTCACCGGCACGGTGGAGGCGATCCCGCTGATCGCGTCCTCGATCATGTCGAAGAAGATCGCCGAGGGTACGGGCTCGCTGGTGCTGGACGTGAAGGTGGGCACCGGCGCCTTCATGAAGACCATCGAGGACGCCCGCGAGCTGGCCTCCACGATGGTCGGCCTGGGTACCGACCACGGCGTGCGCACGGTCGCGCTGCTGACCGACATGTCGACTCCGCTGGGCCTGACGGCGGGCAACGCGCTCGAGGTGCGGGAGTCCGTCGAGGTGCTGGCCGGCGGCGGCCCCGCGGACGTCGTCGAGCTCACCGTCGCCCTGGCCCGCGAGATGCTGGACGCCGCGGGCGTGAAGGACGCGGACCCGGCGAAGGCACTCGCCGACGGTTCCGCGATGGACGTCTGGCGCCGCATGATCGCCGCGCAGGGCGGTGACCCGGACGCGGCGCTCCCCACCTCGCGCGAGCAGCACGTGGTGACGGCGGCGTCCTCGGGCGTGCTGACGCGGCTCGACGCGTACGACATCGGCATCGCCGCCTGGCGGCTGGGTGCGGGGCGTGCGCGCAAGGAGGACCCGGTGCAGGCCGCCGCCGGCGTCGAGCTGCACGCCAAGCCGGGGGACACCGTCACGGCGGGGCAGCCGCTGCTGACCCTTCACACCGACACGCCCGAGCGCTTCGCGTACGCGCTGGAGTCGGTCGAGGGGTCGTACGACATCGCTGCCGCGGGTACGGCGTTCGAGCCGACGCCTATCGTGCTGGACCGGATCGCCTGA
- a CDS encoding cytidine deaminase encodes MTSPRGGTAEADWEALRELARDAMSRAYAPYSGFPVGAAALVDDGRTVTGCNVENASYGLGLCAECGLVSQLQNGGGGRLTHFTCVDGRGEILVPCGRCRQLLYEFGGPGLLVETPAGILPLSEMLPQAFGPENLTK; translated from the coding sequence GTGACCTCCCCGCGGGGCGGAACCGCGGAGGCCGACTGGGAGGCTCTGCGGGAGCTCGCGCGGGACGCCATGTCCCGGGCCTACGCCCCCTACTCGGGGTTCCCGGTGGGCGCCGCGGCGCTCGTCGACGACGGCCGGACCGTCACCGGCTGCAACGTCGAGAACGCGTCGTACGGACTCGGGCTGTGCGCCGAGTGCGGTCTCGTCTCCCAGCTGCAGAACGGCGGGGGCGGCCGGCTGACGCACTTCACCTGCGTCGACGGGCGGGGCGAGATCCTCGTGCCGTGCGGGCGCTGCCGTCAGCTGCTGTACGAGTTCGGCGGCCCCGGCCTGCTCGTGGAGACGCCGGCCGGGATCCTGCCGCTCTCCGAGATGCTGCCTCAGGCCTTCGGGCCGGAGAATCTCACCAAGTAA
- a CDS encoding ABC transporter permease, translating to MSTATAAKPQAQQPGKGSRRMSLPVLLLVIAGVLILTSVVRLITGADGITSTGQMSTALRLAVPIGLAGLGGLWAERAGVVNIGLEGMMILGTWFGAWAGYQWGPWTGVAFGIIGGCLGGILHAIATVTFNVNHIVSGVAINILALGTTRYLSKFTFENAPQGSSKQSPPIDSLGTFDIPGLSDWLSTLNGKHWFLVSDIAGLLGGLVTDLSPLTLVAVALVPATWWVLWRTAFGLRLRSCGENPVAAESLGVNVYKYKYIAVIISGGFAGLGGAFLSIVASNVYLDGQTAGRGYIGLAAMIFGNWMPGGLALGAGLFGYTDSLNLRGGGTNVHALILLLAILLVFAVAYLAWKKRVVPAVATAAVAVLMFVWYLATDVVPQQFVSATPYVVTLLVLSLSAQHLRMPKADGMPYRRGQGK from the coding sequence ATGAGCACCGCGACCGCCGCCAAGCCGCAGGCGCAGCAGCCCGGCAAGGGCAGCCGCCGTATGTCCCTACCGGTACTCCTGCTCGTCATCGCGGGTGTCCTGATCCTGACCTCCGTCGTGCGTCTGATCACCGGCGCCGACGGCATCACCTCCACCGGACAGATGTCCACGGCGCTGCGGCTCGCGGTGCCGATCGGTCTCGCGGGTCTCGGCGGTCTGTGGGCCGAGCGCGCGGGCGTCGTCAACATCGGCCTCGAAGGCATGATGATCCTCGGCACCTGGTTCGGTGCCTGGGCGGGCTACCAGTGGGGCCCGTGGACCGGTGTCGCCTTCGGCATCATCGGCGGCTGCCTCGGCGGCATCCTGCACGCCATCGCCACCGTGACCTTCAACGTGAACCACATCGTCTCCGGTGTGGCCATCAACATCCTGGCGCTGGGCACCACCCGCTACCTCTCCAAGTTCACCTTCGAGAACGCGCCGCAGGGCTCCTCCAAGCAGTCCCCGCCGATCGACTCGCTCGGCACCTTCGACATCCCGGGGCTGTCCGACTGGCTGTCCACGCTCAACGGGAAGCACTGGTTCCTGGTCTCGGACATCGCCGGCCTGCTCGGCGGCCTGGTCACCGACCTCTCGCCGCTCACCCTGGTCGCGGTCGCCCTCGTCCCCGCCACCTGGTGGGTGCTGTGGCGCACGGCCTTCGGCCTGCGCCTGCGCTCCTGCGGCGAGAACCCGGTGGCCGCCGAGTCCCTGGGCGTCAACGTCTACAAGTACAAGTACATCGCCGTGATCATCTCGGGCGGCTTCGCCGGCCTCGGCGGCGCGTTCCTGTCCATCGTGGCGTCCAACGTCTACCTGGACGGTCAGACGGCCGGCCGCGGCTACATCGGTCTCGCCGCGATGATCTTCGGCAACTGGATGCCGGGCGGGCTCGCCCTCGGCGCGGGCCTGTTCGGCTACACCGACAGCCTCAACCTGCGCGGCGGCGGCACCAACGTGCACGCGCTGATCCTGCTGCTCGCGATCCTGCTGGTGTTCGCCGTGGCCTACCTGGCCTGGAAGAAGCGGGTGGTGCCGGCGGTCGCGACCGCCGCGGTCGCGGTGCTGATGTTCGTCTGGTACCTCGCCACCGACGTGGTCCCGCAGCAGTTCGTGAGCGCCACTCCGTACGTCGTGACCCTGCTCGTGCTCTCGCTGTCCGCGCAGCATCTGCGGATGCCGAAGGCGGACGGCATGCCGTACCGGAGAGGACAGGGCAAGTGA
- a CDS encoding ABC transporter permease, whose product MKKFDKERVLLAVAGPVIALVTAIALTSVVLLASGKSAFEPYSLMLQQATYSDTQVLIVNQASLYYIAALGVAIGFRMNLFNIGVDGQYRLGAMMTAVVGAHLALPSFLQIPVLMIVAMCTGAFWAGIAGVLKVTRGVSEVVATIMLNAIATSLIGYLTAENIWGVQVGNNNTTGVMKKSGWFPGIDLGSNVGEIYGMVFLAVLLGVVYWLVLNRTRFGFDLRATGASEEAAAASGVDAKRMVLTAMLISGAVAGISGLPLLLGDAHTYSLSFPAGLGFTAIGIALLGRNNPGGIALAALLWAFLDKASPALDYATPVAYEKEIATIMQGLIVFAVVISYEAVRVWGLRRQQKRVGEELAAAAAANNNSPKEVAAR is encoded by the coding sequence ATGAAGAAGTTCGACAAGGAGCGCGTGCTCCTCGCGGTGGCCGGCCCGGTCATCGCGCTCGTCACGGCGATCGCGCTGACCTCGGTCGTGCTGCTCGCCTCGGGCAAGAGCGCGTTCGAGCCGTACTCCCTGATGCTGCAGCAGGCGACGTACTCCGACACCCAGGTACTGATCGTCAACCAGGCGTCGCTGTACTACATCGCCGCACTCGGCGTGGCCATCGGCTTCCGCATGAACCTGTTCAACATCGGTGTGGACGGCCAGTACCGCCTCGGCGCGATGATGACCGCGGTCGTCGGTGCCCACCTGGCACTGCCGTCCTTCCTGCAGATCCCCGTGCTGATGATCGTCGCCATGTGCACCGGCGCGTTCTGGGCCGGTATCGCGGGCGTCCTGAAGGTCACCCGCGGAGTGAGCGAGGTCGTCGCGACGATCATGCTCAACGCGATCGCCACCAGCCTCATCGGCTACCTCACCGCGGAGAACATCTGGGGTGTGCAGGTCGGCAACAACAACACGACCGGCGTCATGAAGAAGTCCGGCTGGTTCCCCGGCATCGACCTGGGCTCGAATGTCGGCGAGATCTACGGCATGGTCTTCCTCGCCGTCCTCCTGGGCGTCGTGTACTGGCTCGTCCTCAACCGCACCCGCTTCGGCTTCGACCTGCGCGCCACCGGCGCCTCCGAGGAGGCCGCCGCCGCCTCCGGCGTCGACGCCAAGCGCATGGTGCTCACCGCGATGCTGATCTCCGGCGCGGTCGCCGGCATCTCCGGGCTGCCGCTCCTCCTCGGCGACGCCCACACCTACAGCCTGAGCTTCCCCGCCGGCCTCGGCTTCACCGCCATCGGCATCGCGCTGCTCGGCCGCAACAACCCGGGCGGCATCGCCCTCGCCGCACTCCTGTGGGCCTTCCTCGACAAGGCGTCCCCGGCTCTCGACTACGCGACCCCGGTGGCGTACGAGAAGGAGATCGCCACGATCATGCAGGGCCTGATCGTCTTCGCGGTCGTCATCTCGTACGAGGCCGTCCGTGTCTGGGGCCTGCGCCGCCAGCAGAAGCGGGTCGGCGAGGAACTGGCCGCCGCGGCCGCCGCCAACAACAACTCCCCGAAGGAGGTGGCTGCCCGATGA
- a CDS encoding ABC transporter ATP-binding protein: protein MDASSSPPLTAQSTAVELAGITKRFPGVVANHDIHLSVRKGTVHALVGENGAGKSTLMKILYGMQKPDEGTIAVDGEQVSFSSPADAITRGIGMVHQHFMLADNLTVLENVVLGSEKLYGIGGGARRKIKEISDRYGLNVRPDVLVESLGVAERQRVEILKVLFRGARTLILDEPTAVLVPQEVDALFDNLRELKSEGLAVIFISHKLGEVLSVADEITVIRRGTTVGTAVPAETTPRQLAEMMVGSELPTPETAESTVTDKPVIQVEGLTAYAEGGASLGELAEPTGAGLVTGDKAETAAAVRRVLDDVTFTIHAGEVMGIAGVEGNGQTELIDALIGLKHADSGSVSFLGEEITGWPTRKRREQGIGYIPEDRHRHGLLLESPLWENRILGHVTERPNAKGVWLDIKGAQADTRRIVEEYDVRTPGIDVTAASLSGGNQQKLIVGREMSHKPRFLIAAHPTRGVDVGAQAAIWDQIREARREGLAVLLISADLDELIGLSDTLRVIYNGRLVADADPATITPEELGSAMTGAASGHLEHVAESAAPEDEAR from the coding sequence ATCGACGCGTCCAGCAGCCCTCCCCTCACCGCGCAGTCGACCGCGGTCGAGCTGGCGGGGATCACCAAGCGGTTCCCGGGTGTGGTGGCCAACCACGACATCCATCTGAGTGTCCGCAAAGGCACGGTCCACGCCCTCGTCGGCGAGAACGGTGCCGGCAAGTCCACGCTGATGAAGATCCTCTACGGCATGCAGAAGCCGGACGAGGGCACCATCGCCGTCGACGGCGAGCAGGTCAGCTTCTCGTCGCCCGCCGACGCCATCACGCGCGGCATCGGCATGGTCCACCAGCACTTCATGCTCGCCGACAACCTCACCGTCCTGGAGAACGTCGTCCTGGGCAGCGAGAAGCTGTACGGCATCGGCGGCGGCGCCCGCCGGAAGATCAAGGAGATCTCGGACCGGTACGGGCTGAACGTCCGCCCGGACGTGCTCGTCGAGAGCCTCGGCGTCGCCGAGCGCCAGCGCGTCGAGATCCTGAAGGTCCTCTTCCGCGGCGCCCGCACCCTGATCCTGGACGAGCCGACCGCCGTACTCGTGCCCCAGGAGGTCGACGCACTCTTCGACAACCTGCGCGAGCTCAAGTCCGAGGGCCTGGCCGTCATCTTCATCTCGCACAAGCTGGGCGAGGTCCTGTCGGTCGCCGACGAGATCACGGTCATCCGGCGCGGGACGACGGTCGGCACCGCCGTGCCGGCCGAGACCACCCCCCGCCAGCTCGCCGAGATGATGGTCGGCAGCGAGCTGCCGACCCCGGAGACCGCCGAGTCGACCGTCACCGACAAGCCGGTGATCCAGGTCGAGGGCCTCACCGCCTACGCCGAGGGCGGCGCCTCCCTCGGCGAGCTCGCCGAGCCGACGGGCGCCGGTCTGGTCACGGGCGACAAGGCCGAGACCGCCGCCGCGGTGCGCCGCGTGCTGGACGACGTCACCTTCACCATCCACGCGGGCGAGGTCATGGGCATCGCCGGTGTCGAGGGCAACGGCCAGACCGAGCTCATCGACGCGCTGATCGGCCTCAAGCACGCCGACTCCGGCTCCGTCTCCTTCCTCGGCGAGGAGATCACCGGCTGGCCCACCCGCAAGCGCCGCGAGCAGGGCATCGGCTACATCCCCGAGGACCGCCACCGGCACGGCCTCCTGCTGGAGTCGCCGCTCTGGGAGAACCGCATCCTCGGCCATGTCACCGAGCGCCCGAACGCGAAGGGCGTCTGGCTCGACATCAAGGGCGCCCAGGCGGACACCCGGCGGATCGTCGAGGAGTACGACGTCCGTACCCCCGGCATCGACGTCACCGCCGCCTCGCTCTCCGGCGGCAACCAGCAGAAGCTGATCGTCGGCCGCGAGATGAGCCACAAGCCGCGCTTCCTGATCGCCGCCCACCCCACCCGCGGTGTGGACGTCGGCGCGCAGGCCGCGATCTGGGACCAGATCCGCGAGGCGCGCCGCGAAGGCCTGGCCGTACTGCTGATCTCGGCCGACCTGGACGAGCTGATCGGCCTGTCCGACACCCTGAGGGTGATCTACAACGGCAGGCTCGTGGCGGACGCCGACCCGGCGACCATCACCCCGGAGGAACTCGGCTCGGCCATGACCGGCGCCGCCTCCGGACACCTGGAGCACGTAGCGGAAAGCGCCGCCCCGGAGGACGAGGCCCGATGA
- a CDS encoding BMP family lipoprotein yields the protein MRRVSRIAVAGVATASLAVALSACGGSSTDASSGGSAKGKGIGLAYDIGGKGDQSFNDAAYAGFQKAETDLKIGGRDIEPQDGESDADKVQRLEQLAKSGYNPVIGVGFVYAPAIKEVAAKYPKTTFGIIDDEQDKAANVADLVFHEEQASYLAGVAAAKATKKDHIGFIGGVDVPLIHKFQAGYVQGAKSVKPNIKIESQYLTQTAQEGGFASPDKGKDAAEGQIDAGADVLYAAAGLSGQGVIQSAASHKVWAIGVDSDQYKQDALAKYKDYILTSATKDVAGAVYNLAKSVQDGKPATGVVRASLATGGVGLADSNPAFKNNADLQAALKKAEAGIKDGSIKVKTS from the coding sequence ATGCGCCGGGTGTCCCGAATCGCGGTTGCGGGCGTTGCAACCGCATCCCTCGCCGTTGCTCTCTCCGCCTGTGGCGGCTCGTCCACCGATGCCTCCAGCGGCGGCTCGGCCAAGGGTAAGGGAATCGGTCTCGCGTACGACATCGGCGGCAAGGGCGACCAGTCGTTCAACGACGCCGCGTACGCCGGTTTCCAGAAGGCCGAGACGGACCTCAAGATCGGCGGCCGGGACATCGAGCCGCAGGACGGCGAGTCCGACGCCGACAAGGTGCAGCGCCTGGAGCAGCTGGCCAAGTCCGGCTACAACCCGGTGATCGGCGTCGGCTTCGTCTACGCCCCCGCGATCAAGGAAGTCGCCGCCAAGTACCCGAAGACCACCTTCGGCATCATCGACGACGAGCAGGACAAGGCCGCCAACGTCGCGGACCTGGTCTTCCACGAGGAGCAGGCCTCCTACCTGGCCGGCGTCGCCGCGGCGAAGGCCACGAAGAAGGACCACATCGGCTTCATCGGTGGCGTGGACGTCCCGCTGATCCACAAGTTCCAGGCTGGTTACGTCCAGGGCGCGAAGTCGGTCAAGCCGAACATCAAGATCGAGTCGCAGTACCTGACGCAGACCGCCCAGGAGGGTGGCTTCGCCAGCCCCGACAAGGGCAAGGACGCCGCCGAGGGCCAGATCGACGCGGGCGCCGACGTGCTGTACGCCGCCGCGGGCCTGTCCGGCCAGGGCGTCATCCAGTCCGCCGCCTCGCACAAGGTGTGGGCGATCGGCGTCGACTCCGACCAGTACAAGCAGGACGCGCTGGCCAAGTACAAGGACTACATCCTGACCTCGGCCACCAAGGACGTCGCGGGCGCGGTCTACAACCTCGCGAAGTCGGTCCAGGACGGCAAGCCCGCCACCGGCGTCGTCCGCGCCAGCCTCGCCACCGGCGGTGTCGGCCTCGCCGACTCGAACCCGGCGTTCAAGAACAACGCCGACCTGCAGGCCGCGCTGAAGAAGGCCGAGGCCGGTATCAAGGACGGCTCGATCAAGGTCAAGACCTCCTGA
- a CDS encoding BMP family lipoprotein, with product MSRRTRFSQAAVAVSVIALAAVGCGKSSTDSSGGGGSDKSSSGYSGKGIGLAYDIGGKGDQSFNDAAFAGFQKAEAEFKIGGRDIEPQDGESDADKVQRLEQLAKSGYNPVIGVGFVYAPAIKEVAAKYPKTTFGIIDDEQDKAANIADLVFHEEQSSYLAGVAAAKATKKNHIGFIGGVDIPLIHKFEAGFDQGAKSVNPNIKIESQYLTQTPQEGGFASPDKGKDAAAGQIEKGADVLYHAAGLSGQGVISQAAAKKVWAIGVDSDQYAQSSLSKYKDWILGSALKNVGGAVYDLAKSVVDGKPLSGVVRGDLKSGGVGFADSNPKYKALPDVVAAVDKAKQDIIDGKVTVKTTP from the coding sequence ATGTCTCGGAGGACCAGGTTCTCCCAAGCAGCGGTGGCCGTCTCGGTCATCGCCCTCGCGGCCGTGGGTTGCGGCAAGTCCAGCACCGACTCGTCCGGTGGTGGCGGTTCGGACAAGAGCTCGTCCGGCTACTCGGGCAAGGGCATAGGCCTCGCCTATGACATCGGCGGCAAGGGCGACCAGTCGTTCAACGACGCCGCCTTCGCCGGTTTCCAGAAGGCCGAGGCCGAGTTCAAGATCGGTGGCCGGGACATCGAACCGCAGGACGGCGAGTCCGACGCCGACAAGGTGCAGCGTCTGGAGCAGCTGGCCAAGTCCGGCTACAACCCGGTGATCGGCGTCGGCTTCGTCTACGCGCCGGCCATCAAGGAAGTCGCCGCCAAGTACCCGAAGACCACCTTCGGCATCATCGACGACGAGCAGGACAAGGCCGCCAACATCGCGGACCTGGTCTTCCACGAGGAGCAGTCCTCCTACCTCGCGGGTGTCGCCGCCGCGAAGGCCACGAAGAAGAACCACATCGGCTTCATCGGCGGCGTGGACATCCCGCTGATCCACAAGTTCGAGGCGGGCTTCGACCAGGGCGCCAAGTCGGTCAACCCGAACATCAAGATCGAGTCGCAGTACCTGACGCAGACGCCCCAGGAGGGTGGCTTCGCCAGCCCCGACAAGGGCAAGGACGCGGCGGCCGGCCAGATCGAGAAGGGCGCCGACGTGCTGTACCACGCGGCCGGCCTGTCCGGTCAGGGCGTGATCTCCCAGGCCGCCGCCAAGAAGGTGTGGGCCATCGGCGTCGACTCCGACCAGTACGCGCAGAGCTCCCTGTCCAAGTACAAGGACTGGATCCTCGGCTCGGCGCTGAAGAACGTCGGCGGCGCCGTGTACGACCTGGCCAAGTCCGTCGTGGACGGCAAGCCGCTGAGCGGCGTCGTCCGCGGTGACCTGAAGTCGGGCGGCGTGGGCTTCGCCGACTCCAACCCGAAGTACAAGGCCCTGCCGGACGTCGTCGCGGCGGTCGACAAGGCCAAGCAGGACATCATCGACGGCAAGGTCACGGTCAAGACGACCCCGTGA
- a CDS encoding amidohydrolase gives MSREYEADVPGGAVLPGTLPDALRDELIAFRRDLHMHPELGNQEFRTTAALKARLEQAGLRPRVLDIGTGLICDIGIDDESTGTDERGGALDGAQDGVVDGGRGMLALRADIDALPIPDAKSDCAYRSTVPDRAHACGHDVHTTVVLGAGLVLADLHRQGLLPHPVRLIFQPAEEVLPGGAPDAIESGVLDGVGRIIGVHCDPKVDAGRIGLRHGPITSACDRLEIALDGAGGHTARPHLTTDLVTAAARVVTDVPSLVARRVDARSGLAVTWGRIESGHACNVIPQHAELSGTVRCLDLEAWRQAPDLVHEAIDEIANLYRAKSEINYIRGVPPVVNDPAVTELLHDAMTSRRGPYSVEDTEQSLGGEDFSWYLEHVPGAMARLGVRTPGERTTRDLHRGDFDADESAITVGVELFTAAALLDAIR, from the coding sequence ATGTCCCGAGAGTACGAGGCCGATGTCCCCGGGGGAGCGGTGCTCCCCGGCACCCTGCCCGACGCCCTGCGTGACGAGCTGATCGCGTTCCGGCGCGACCTGCACATGCACCCGGAACTCGGCAACCAGGAGTTCCGCACCACCGCGGCGCTCAAGGCACGCCTGGAGCAGGCGGGCCTCAGGCCCCGCGTGCTCGACATCGGGACCGGGCTCATCTGTGACATCGGTATCGACGACGAGAGCACCGGAACGGACGAGCGCGGCGGGGCGCTCGACGGCGCACAGGACGGTGTGGTGGACGGCGGACGCGGCATGCTCGCGCTGCGCGCCGACATCGACGCGCTGCCCATCCCGGACGCGAAGAGTGACTGCGCGTACCGCTCGACCGTGCCCGACCGCGCGCACGCCTGCGGCCACGACGTGCACACGACCGTCGTCCTCGGCGCCGGGCTCGTCCTCGCCGACCTGCACCGCCAGGGGCTGCTGCCCCATCCCGTACGGCTGATCTTCCAGCCCGCCGAGGAGGTGCTGCCCGGGGGAGCGCCCGACGCCATCGAGTCCGGTGTGCTGGACGGCGTGGGGCGGATCATCGGCGTGCACTGCGACCCGAAGGTCGACGCCGGGCGGATCGGACTGCGTCACGGTCCCATCACCTCGGCCTGCGACCGGCTGGAGATCGCGCTCGACGGCGCGGGCGGCCACACCGCGCGCCCCCACCTCACCACCGACCTCGTGACCGCCGCCGCGCGGGTCGTGACCGACGTGCCGTCGCTCGTCGCGCGGCGCGTGGACGCCCGCAGCGGCCTCGCGGTGACCTGGGGGCGGATCGAGTCGGGGCACGCCTGCAACGTCATCCCGCAGCACGCCGAGCTCTCCGGAACCGTGCGCTGCCTGGATCTGGAGGCGTGGCGGCAGGCGCCCGACCTGGTGCACGAGGCCATCGACGAGATCGCGAACCTCTACCGCGCCAAGTCCGAGATCAACTACATCCGGGGCGTCCCGCCGGTCGTCAACGACCCGGCGGTCACGGAACTCCTGCACGACGCCATGACCTCGCGGCGCGGCCCGTACTCCGTAGAGGACACCGAGCAGAGCCTCGGTGGCGAGGACTTCTCCTGGTACCTGGAGCACGTGCCCGGCGCCATGGCCCGCCTCGGAGTCCGTACGCCGGGCGAGCGCACCACCCGTGACCTGCACCGCGGCGACTTCGACGCGGACGAGTCGGCCATCACGGTCGGGGTCGAGCTCTTCACCGCGGCCGCTCTGCTGGACGCGATCCGCTAA
- a CDS encoding poly-gamma-glutamate hydrolase family protein: METGRRTARTAPAVTPAPNTVTAAAGATPATAPPPTAEPASNTALYADPAWTEGVHWVRRAGRHPADATGPTGRAPSFRTTVIAPHGGGIEGGTSELCLATAGYDPADLRPTPPAGPLYDFWMFEGLMSSGNSRLHVTSTHCDDPVARSLCADSLTVLSLHGCGPEQAGLEPGAAAVLVGGLDPVFRRYLMEEFTAAGIRAVTASGDEEIAGVFPDNICNRTLLGMGAQLEITTALRAAMFAEGRNTLATRATSLLPPFWTFVGATRRAIERVRTVRAGRAGW; this comes from the coding sequence ATGGAGACCGGACGCCGAACCGCTCGCACCGCGCCCGCGGTGACCCCCGCACCGAACACGGTGACGGCCGCCGCGGGCGCGACGCCGGCCACGGCACCCCCGCCGACCGCCGAACCGGCCTCGAACACGGCCCTGTACGCCGACCCCGCCTGGACGGAGGGCGTGCACTGGGTCCGCCGCGCCGGACGCCACCCGGCCGACGCCACGGGCCCGACCGGCCGCGCCCCCTCCTTCCGCACCACGGTCATCGCCCCGCACGGCGGCGGCATAGAAGGGGGCACGTCGGAACTCTGCCTGGCGACGGCCGGCTACGACCCCGCCGATCTCCGGCCCACCCCACCCGCCGGACCGCTGTACGACTTCTGGATGTTCGAAGGGCTGATGAGCAGCGGAAACAGCCGCCTGCACGTCACCTCCACCCACTGCGACGACCCGGTCGCCCGCTCGCTGTGCGCGGACAGTCTCACCGTCCTCTCCCTGCACGGCTGCGGGCCGGAGCAGGCGGGCCTGGAGCCGGGCGCCGCGGCCGTCCTCGTGGGCGGCCTCGACCCCGTCTTCCGCCGGTACCTCATGGAGGAGTTCACCGCGGCCGGCATCCGCGCGGTGACGGCCTCGGGCGACGAGGAGATCGCGGGCGTCTTCCCGGACAACATCTGCAACCGCACCCTCCTCGGCATGGGCGCCCAGCTGGAGATCACCACGGCCCTGCGCGCCGCGATGTTCGCCGAGGGCCGCAACACCCTCGCCACCCGCGCGACCAGCCTCCTCCCGCCCTTCTGGACGTTCGTCGGCGCGACCCGCAGGGCGATCGAGCGGGTCCGGACCGTGCGGGCGGGACGGGCGGGGTGGTGA
- a CDS encoding phosphate ABC transporter ATP-binding protein, producing MADGDGLSARPGFPVGRHRHGPGRAPAVLRRDGVGTRAAARPRHPADGDGRPPFTDTRPLAAQTGFRPERPAQILGGAFPRGADDRFDGEDIYAPERRLTDARRRIGTVFQKPNPFPAMSIYDNVVAGLRLTGTRAGRREKDELVEESLTGAGLWKEVRDRLRQPGGALSGGRQQRLCIARALAVRPQVLLMEEPCSALDPTSTRRVEETIHELAGQVTVVIVTPTMQQAARVSQQCALFLAEQGTPGGIVEHGDTEHIFGTPEVQRAADYVAGRFG from the coding sequence GTGGCTGACGGAGACGGCCTCTCCGCGCGCCCAGGGTTTCCTGTCGGGCGTCACCGGCACGGCCCGGGACGTGCACCGGCTGTCCTCCGTCGCGACGGCGTAGGAACCCGCGCCGCCGCGCGCCCGCGACATCCCGCGGACGGCGACGGCCGCCCCCCTTTCACCGACACCCGGCCACTCGCGGCGCAGACCGGATTCCGCCCCGAACGCCCCGCCCAGATCCTGGGCGGGGCGTTTCCGCGTGGGGCGGACGACCGCTTCGACGGCGAGGACATCTACGCCCCCGAGCGCCGCCTGACCGACGCCCGCCGCCGGATCGGCACGGTCTTCCAGAAGCCCAACCCGTTCCCCGCCATGTCGATCTACGACAACGTGGTGGCGGGCCTGCGTCTGACGGGCACCCGCGCCGGCCGCCGCGAGAAGGACGAACTGGTCGAGGAGAGCCTGACCGGGGCAGGCCTGTGGAAGGAGGTACGGGACCGGCTCCGCCAGCCCGGCGGGGCGCTCTCGGGCGGCCGGCAACAGCGACTGTGCATCGCCCGGGCCCTCGCCGTACGCCCCCAGGTGCTGCTGATGGAGGAACCGTGCTCCGCGCTCGATCCCACGTCCACCCGCCGGGTCGAGGAGACCATCCACGAACTCGCGGGCCAGGTGACCGTGGTGATCGTCACCCCCACCATGCAGCAGGCGGCCCGCGTCTCCCAGCAGTGCGCGTTATTCCTCGCCGAGCAGGGCACCCCCGGCGGCATCGTCGAACACGGTGACACCGAACACATCTTCGGCACCCCTGAGGTCCAGCGCGCGGCCGACTATGTGGCGGGCCGCTTCGGCTGA